In Mus pahari chromosome 23, PAHARI_EIJ_v1.1, whole genome shotgun sequence, the DNA window GCCCCCACAGCAGCCCCACAGCTGGACTGAACTGACACACAGGCTCTGGAGCTGGTTGAGAGATGAGGTCATTGGTGGCACACAGGACATCAACTATGCATGGCCTATCCCAGAAGCCTCCTCGCGCGTCTCTAGACAGAGGGacacctctccctgcttcctgctgctccCATGGGTCTCCTGGCCAGGAAGCATTGANACCTNCTGNGCCACAAGCCAAGCACCCTCTCCCCGGGGAGAGGCTTCCTCAACTGTCCTTCCTGGCAGGGCGAGCCAGCCAGTGTGGTGGCCAtgcctggggggaggggtcctCCGCTCTGCGCAGCTGCTGTGTATGGGAGGTTTTCCTCCAAGTCCTTTCCTAGGCCATTCGCTCCACACTTGGGGCACACTTCTCAACACTCAAACTGTGGCACTGACATGGCCGTGCAGGATACAATTTTGAGGCGGCTCTCCCTTCCTGGGAAACTGAGGTAGCTGGCCATGCAAGCCCCACCCTTCTCATCAGGAGGATGCTCATGCTAAAGGAAACCCAGACTGCGCCCAAACTCCACACTGAGAAGTAAAGCTGAGAGGCTGGAGCCTTCAGGCCCTCGGTACCCTCCCTCCTCCGCCAGCTCACACAGTGTAGGTCATGGGTGCAAAAGGTCTTCAGCGCAGGGCTGAGAAAGCCCGGATGCTGTCCGCCACAGGTTCCAATCCTCTGGAATTTCTCCTACCTTGCTGAACACAAGCTCCATGCCCAGGGTCTATCCAGGCCCCAACCTCAACCCCCTCTACAGGCTCCGCCCTCCCAACCTCCGCAGTCCCTGCCTACCACCTGGCAGGTTTCCTCTTTCCTGCCCACCTCTCTTGGCAGGTCTGGCTTTCCTTCCTACAGGCCCTGCTCCATAGAGCCCCCTCATTACAGGACTCTCCCTCGAGCCCCACCCAAGGCTCCACCCCCTATCTGACCCCGCCCTCTCCCACAGCCCTCCCGCTAGCAGGTGAATCCCTTGATCCCTGAAATTCTCTTCCTGGGTCTTAGCAGGCCAAAGAACGAGACTCCCAGAACATTCCACATTCTGAGCCATCATTGTGCAGAGAACCCACTTGGTTCCAGGACTTGGACAAAGGTGGTCGGCTGTGCTAGAGCTGGGGCAATGTAAGGAAAGTGGTGGCTTTAGGGACCCAGACAATGGCTGGCTGGGACTACTGTAGCCTGCAGAAGGTGAGGAGCATCGGGCAGTGGGATCTGTGAAGAGCAACGCCCTCAGGAGGTGAAGGGACTATGGAGTCCCAAGGTCAAAATTACCCAAACTGGAACACTGGGGGCAGACGTGCTACCATCTTTCCCCAGAGAGAAGGAGCCAAGACCTCAATACCCTCCACAATCCCTGCTCAACTTGAAGAGACTGCTTTCCTGACACCCAGCTACCGGACTATCCTGAGCAGGAAAAGGGCTTTGTGTGACATCAGGGTGAGATGGCCAGAGCTAGACTACAAGGAACAGAAGGCAATGGGAGAGGATTCTTACCACGTATGGTTCCCTTCCCTCCACAGAAAGCTCACAGATGTAAGCTCCTGTTCCTCGGAGGTTAGCATCAACCTCAGAAATCAGGAAAGCAGCCACAGTGAGGTCTACAATCCCTCATATGTCCCGGGCTGCCTTTCAGAGGCTCCTTACGTGACCATTCTCAACAGCTACCTGAAACCAGAGTCAATGACACAGCTGGAGaagagggtgaggaggaagaCCCTGGTGGTCATGAATCAGTTggagcaggagaaggaagctGCTAAGTTTCGGAGGGCAGTGCTGCTGAGGGAGACGAGGGAGCTTCAGGATGAAAAGTCTTAcgaggaagcagagaacaagccCTTCTGGGAATTCCTGACGAAGAAAAACCAGGAAACCCAGGAGAAGTACGACTCCCTGTGGAAAGAGTACATGCAGCAGTATCAGGAGGTCAAGGACAGGAGGCGAGAGGTGGTCTCTACCTTCACCTCCCGCACCGGAAACCTCCAGAGGCAGCTGATGGAGAACAAGAAGCTCGAGGCCGGCTTGAAGAAGAAGCTGAAGGCTCTGGCGCCCATTGCGCACATAAAGGAGAGCCAGGACTGTGAGATAGAAACCTTAGAGTTGGAGAAGGCCAGCTTAGTAGCTGGCATCCCCTTCATGGACCGCGAGGCACACTTTCAGTTCCTGAAGGACAGGGCCGCCTTGGCGAAGCAAGTGGAGGATCTGAACCTGCTGGAGTCTGGAGAGGACATCACCAGGGAGCTAAAGAAGAAGACCAAGGCCTGGGACACCGCGGCCAAACAGGCTCACGAGGACTTCTGCCACAGTGTCAATGCTCGGAACAGGCAGCTGCGAACAGAGCTCCAGCAGCTGGACTGGGAGTTCTGCAACCTGGAGGACCGGAGGGAGAAGCTGGAACGGAGAAAGCAGCGGTGGAAAGAGCAGCAGTGGTACCTGGAGGCTCTGGCCCGGGGGAGGGAGCGCCTGCAGCAGGGGGAGTATCGCCGGCAGGAACGGGAGCATCGCCGGCAGCAGCGGGAGCACCACTGGCAGCAGCGGGAGCACCCAGCACTGGACCGTCTACTGGGTGCCAGGCAGAAAGCCAATCCTAAGAAATGGCCGCCACATCCCAGAAAGCAGACTGGAGCTGAAGCTGGAGCACTACACAAAGAATGAGGATGCTATCTGATaatgcagagacagaggcacCAGGGGGACAGAGGGCTGAgttcagaggggcagaggggtcCTGGGCTGGCCTGTCTCTCAGGCTTGGCACCCTCACAGTAGTTGAAGGGCTATCCTAACTGAAAGCTTCCCAGCATTGGGAAGCTTTGCTCTTCAGAAGCTATACCTCCCATGCTCCCAGTACCTCTGTGCTCCCTGTACATTCCGTGCTCCCCATACCTCCCATCCTCCCCATACCTCCCGTCCTCCCCATACCTACCATGCTTCCCATACCTCCTGTGATCCCCATACCTCCCATGATCCCTATACCTCCCGTGCTCCCTATACCTCCAGTGCTCCCCATACCTCCCTTGATCCCCGTATCTCCCGTGCTCCCTGTTGCAGACTTTGGTGCTCAGTTCCTGCTCTAGTGTGGCCTTCATGACAGGGTGCATTTTGTAACGGGCACCTTGCACACAATCAGCCCATCTTACAGTAGTAGCATAGGTGTCTTAGGTGGGTGCAGGGTGGCATTTGGGGAACTGGGTTCTTTGCATTTGTGTCTGGCTGAGGCTGGATTGTTTACAGAGCTGTGGGTCGTGGTGTAGCGTATGGCCCCGTGTTTAGGCCGTGTGCTCCTGTGTGACAAAATACAGCCAGCTCTTCGAGTCCTGGGCGTTGCTCTAGGCAAAAAGCCTCAGCCTTACGTTGTcaaattttaacttttacttaACCATAATAACATGAACTCATTTAAAACTGTGCCAAGAATGAAATGCTGAACATACCTTTGGCTTACAGACTTAACTTGCATGTGAAATGTTCTGTTTTTAAGCAAcgttatggaaaaaaaaaaaccaaagaagccaATCCAATCTATgattattcaaaataaaagtctGTTTATCATTACCCAAGCACAcagctctttctttttatgtagaACAAGTAAACCTTGGGGGACTTAACATGAAAGCTGCTTGCGCCGTTGAAGTCTTGGCTACTGTGTGTAGATTGCTAAGGGATAAAGGAAGGAAGCCAGTCTGATCTCCATGAAGTCCCGCTCGGGCAGGACTGACCAGTCTCCACTGCTCACTTGAGCCTCACGCAGCTCTTGCAGGAGCAATCGATGCTTGGTGCCTGTGGTGCTCGGAGCTCAAGAGACTCTACCTGGCTCTCTCATCATCACTGAGCAGGGAAAGTGACAGCTCCACAAATCCAACATAGTAGGACTCTGGGGACTTCCGGTTACTTGGAAACGATTGGGGGACAGGAATCCAGGACTTACATCCTGAGACATGTgtaaggcagacagacagacagctgctACTGGGGGAGTCTGCCTCGGGTGGCATAGAGGAAACTGGTGAGTGTGAGGAGGACTGACCCGAATCTCCTCAAAGCCACCACACTGGGCTTCCTGAGGTACTGAGACAAGTGCAGGGTGAGGCACTGCTTGGTATCACGTGACCTGCACTGCTCAGCGTCACGTGGCCTGCACTGTTCAGTGTCATGTGACCTGCTAGCCTTCGacaacccaaaacaaaagccTATTTGAGGTTATTCAAGATGAAACGTGACGGTAAGGGTCAAAGGGCACAGACAAGGGTCAGTGGGCACAGACAAGGGCCAGAGGGCACAGACAAGGGCCAGAGGGCACTGACAGCAGGAAGGAAGGTGGAAGGTGGGGGTGTGACAGGGAAGGGCTTTAAATCAGAGTTTCAGTGTTGGCTGTCCATCTCACTGGGCACAGGACACCTGAAGTGTCTAAGAGGGAGCAGCACATTAGCTTCCCCAGCCAGAGGCCACAAGGTCCAGCAGGTGGACAAttgtccccccacctcctgccaTCTCCTTCCAACTCCCTGTGTAGTGTTTActgctgtgtgtgcctggtcTAGTGGTCAGAGTTGAGCAGGAAAGAACCAGAAGCCAGTAGGAGGCacctctccacagcctctgcctcagttcttgcctccagttcccaccctgcttgagttctggtcccggcttccttctgtgatgaacaacaatgtggacgcatgagccaaatgaacccttcttCTCCAActggcttttggtcatggtgtttcaccgcCAAGGCAATCGTATTCCAAACTAAGGTGGGACCCTAATGGGATTTTCCCGTTTCAGCACTGGAAGGGGCCCCCATCACCTGGTCCTACGGGAGCCTCTAGGAGCCATGTTTTCTCAGAGAGTGTTTCAACATTTCCCTGGGGCTCAAACTCCCATTTTTCTTGACCCTGAAAGTTACGGGTTAACTGGCACGTCAGGAACCCTGCGCATTGCATACACATCTTCAAGTCTTGTCCAACTTGGCCTTGCCCCAGGCACGTCTGTGTCTCATCCTTGGGCTCTCAGCCTTCACACTGTCCTCTGTAGTCCTCAGGGCCTTCACAGAGCAGCCAGCCCCACTGGACAGCTGCAAACCATTCCTAATACCACACCTAGCTTCAGAGAAACAATGTTTCCCTTGACAGAATAAGCGCTCACACCGCTTCCACTTCCCACACTGGAGGACTGTTTCCACTTTGCAGACTGGAGGTCAATTAGAAGAAGCCACCTACACAAGCCATAGGAGACCTAGGGCTCAAGGCTCAAGTATTTCTGTCTGTGCCGAGCCtggcatctttctttttctttctccatatcttctaAGACAGACTTTCCCTGTGCAGCCTATAGACCAGgtctgtagagtaggctggccttgaactcaatctgCCTCCGGCTTCTAAATGCTAAGAttttaaaggtgtgcgccaccaccgcccagtgaACCTGGGCTCTTAACTCGCAAGGTCACACCATTCTCTGAGAAAGCCACAGGCCCGTGTCTCCAAGAAGTGCGTCATAGGATAACCTGGAGGCCCATGAGTCAGAAAATGGGATCAAATGGCTACGAGCATCCCCACAGGGATCAGTCTCACTGCCCGCAGTGGTGGTATCTCCAGTCCCCACATGGTCACAGACACAATGTAGTGTCTGTGGCTTTCCTCCTTAAGAAAGTGTTGTCTGCTCTCTGGGGGACACCCTGCAGAGTTATTTTtagctcatttattttatattcctcGGTGGTGATTAACTTTGTTTCATGGATTGCTGTTAAGAGTAACTAACAAAGCTGATGTGAACCCTGTTAATCTGGGTGCCTTTATTTTTGGCAAGTAACCCCCATCTGTGCTGCATTTTGGAAGTATTTTAGAAGCACTCTGAAAGATAGGaaagggggcggggtggggcggggacgGTCTGGAGCCcggagatggggagatggggtTTGTAATTATGTAGTTGGAGTTTACCTCCTACAGTgtacacagaaagaaatgatcAGCCAATCCTTTACCCCTTCCAGACAAGTGTTAGACCCTCACGTAGATATTCTGCCCTTGAAGGGTTGTCCAAGAGGCATGTGCAAGCTGATTCAGGCAGGCAAACATATGGAAGAGTGCAGAAGCATATGCActtatttaaatatgaattatatacaTGGCACAAGAATGATTCATTCATCAAACGGCTAATTTCAGTGGAGAGGCAAGCCCATTTATAAATGCAGCTTTAAGGCACTTGGAAATCAGCTGACAATGGAGCCGGgttgtaaaaaataataacatgcaGCCCACACAGGGTAGCCATTTGCTTAGTGCGAGATCCAATAAGGTCCAGGGTTGGGTCTTGACcactttctgttttgttaaatGAGGTCCCCGATCTGCCTCTGGGCTCCCACAGCGTGTCAGTTGGCTGTGATCGAATTCTGACAAGAAGCTACCCAAAGGagcatgggtgtgtgggtgtgtggtttTGCCTCAAGGGACACAGTTGTCTTGACCAGGAATCACAGCACCGTAAACTAGAATCATCTGGTCACACTGCGTCCGCACTCAGGAAGTTGTAGAGTgtggacaggaagtggggctgaCCGGAACAATCTCAAAACCTGACCCCTTCCCCCAGTGGCTAACTTTCTCCAGGTAGGCTCCACTTCCTAAAGGCTCCACGATATTTACCTAGTCGGGAACTAGGTAATCAAACACACAGATCTGCCGAGGCCAACTCACAACCACTCCATAGCATTCCGTCCCCGAGGCCCATATGATGTCCACGGCTGTCTCTGCTCGAAATGCACTCAACCCCACGCCAAAAGTCACCCAAGGTCTTTAAATAGTCCTTAATCTGTAAGCTAAAGGCAAAAGGCAAATTCTGTATGTCTGCCACGGGATGGCAGAGTGGATGCGTCATTCCAAATAGCAGGAAAGAAGGCACGGCAAGAAGATAgaccagaggaagacagaaaccCAGTCGGAGAAACCCCAAATCCTTCAGCTTCATGTCAGGCATCTGGGGCTCACGATGGGGTAACCTTGGGTATGCCCCTTTCCTCCAGTTCTACCGCCCACAGCTCCTGCATCCTCTCTTTGTCTGCCTCTTCTCTGTGTCCGCTCCACGGTCTTGGCACTTCCAGTAGCCTTCCATTGCCTGTCTTGTTACCCTGTGTGAGACCGGTGGTTTCTGAAAGGCCCGATCCTTTCAACAGCTCCAAACCTCACAAGCTTCTTGTCACTTTGCTCAACTTAGTAGGCTCTTTCTCACTGCAGACCCAGACGGCAGCCACAAGCCTCGGCCGGCTGTGCCTAGAGCCCACCATGCTTCATTCCGGGCTCACTCAACATCTCAGGACATGGGCAACGTGCAGTCAGGTTCTTTACCTTGATGTCACACAGGGGAGCTCTAGCGGGTAGCCATGGAGAGCTTTCTTAGtctctgtgctggctggttttgtgtcaacttgacacaacctagagttatCCGAAAGgaaggaacttcaattgagaaaacgcctccacaCAATTGGTCTGTAGGCGAGCCCGTagagcactttcttaattagtgattgatagggcaGGGTTCCGCCCATTGTGGGCGGGATCATCCCATTGTGGGCGGGGACAGCCCATTATGGGCAgggccatccttgggctggtggtcctgggttctataagaaagcaagctgagcaagccatggggagcaagccagtaaccagcacccctccatggtttctgcatcagctcctgcctccaggttcctgccttgcttgagttcctgtccctaacttccttcagtgatgaatggAAACGtaagccaaataacccttttTCTCCACACGTTGCTTTCGTCCTGGtatttcatcccagcactagaaaCCCCAAGACAGAAATTGGCACCAGGATAATGGGGTATTGCTGCGACAGACCTGACCAAGTGTTTTGGGAAGAGTtgaggaaggactttggaaccTTGCGCTAGAAAAAGCACTGAGTGTCGAGAGCGCAGTGAGCTGTTCTGCAGGAGCCTGGAAGGTGAGGCCGTTGAGGGCAGTGTAGACAATGAAAGCCTGGCCTGTaaggtttcagagggaagcaaagactttactgggttttgtgtgtgtgtgtgtgtgtgtgtgtgtgtgtgtgaagaatctGTGGTGTCCGGCTAGCTGGTGCTTGATTAACAAGAAGCAATAACAATAAAGCTAAACCTTTGCTTCAGTGGGACGACGGATGCTGCTCGGTTGAAGAACCAGCTGTCATTAAGAAGCATcgctgaggtgaaatctggggaGGGTTTCCTCAGGGTAGGCACACAGGAGCTATGTTCCAAAAGCcaccaaggttgtaccttgtgctggcaGCTGAACTCGGTACTGTCAGAGTCACCAGGCAgtcctggttttgaaggcatgaaagggtcccgaagagcagctgaggcttggcactgtgtggcAGGGCTGGGGTCTCTGAAGAGAGCCAAGGTGTATCCCAATTGCAGCAGGGACCCAGCATTTTTGGAGATGCCTGTACTATGGGaggaccaccaagaacagcagcaatgGAATGGGgccagctggagcctagaagaccaGCCGCATGTGCTGCAAAGGGTGGGCCCAGAGAAGTGACCTtcagaggagcccagaagatttgGAGTGTAGACCAGGTCATTGGTCGTTGTCTCGGCCTCCCTTCTTGCAGCGTGATTACAGAAGTGTggtgccacacctggctttatgtAAGTcctctggtcttgaactcagatcttgtACAGCAAGTGTTTcccccactgagctgcctctccagcccccttgatGACATAGCTTTCTCTAGTATGCGCTGTGAGGAAAGAGCCAGTCAGAGTCAAAGGCTCTCACACTGGAGACCCACAGGAGCTTGGCCACAGCCAGCTGAGGCTTCCCCCAGAcccaggtctctgggctatcaCTCTGGTGTCCCCCCCCCAATCTACCATCACTGTCTGGCCCTACAGGACTGGAggttcctccttctctccctgtaCAGGGCAGCCCCCAAATTCTTTGAGGAGGGAAACAGGGGTGCCAACATTTGGTTCATCTGCCCGGGTAACAAGGAGAGAGGACACCGGTCCTTTGCAATTCTCCACAGCCCTGGCTGTGGGGAAGGACTCTGAGTTAATGGTTTGAGCCTCTCTGTCATGCATGGGCTTTGAGATGGACATAAAACCGATCTGGTGCCAAGCTGAAGGTTAACTGAGTATTTGGTGCGCAGCAGGACAGATGAAAGAGTTTCCGTTTTCCCTCAACCCTCAGCCAAGCTAGGCACCCATGGATGTGGACGGCTTGATATGGGCAAAACCACACATTTGGGAGGCGTCCAAAAAAGAGGAGGCTAAGATAAgcagaaatgggggaggggatctTCAACAACTTGCTGGGTGGGATTCAATAAAAACCTGGGAGTCAATCCTTCCCCGAGGCTCAGTGAGTCTGCCTGGTAACTTCCATGGGTGAAAGTTCTAGTAAGCAGAATTGTATGTTTGTGACTCATCACAACATGGCAACAGcggtgtgcacgtgtatgtgggcAAGCATGTTCACATGCGCACAGGTACacgtatgcacatgtatgtatgcacgtgtgcatggAGAAGATAGAGAttgacatcaagtgtcttcctccacCTTCTATACTGAAGCAAAGTCTCTCACGGGCTAGTCAGCCTGCCTGGGGCatcccatctctcccttcctagTCCTTGGGTCACAGGTGGGCTGCCTGCCACGCCCATCTGGCGTTTACATGAAGACGGgagctctgaactcaggtccccaggcttgtgAGGCAAgccccactgagccaccttctcaGCTCCCACACTGCTCTAGAATGGACTTTTCTGTCTGAAGCCTTCAGTTCAGAGGACCCGAGACGACCTCTGTGACGGGTCCTTTCCATGACTGTTTCCCCTTGTCTCTCCTcacttgcttttgttctttttctctttttacatcCTTGCTTGGGAAAAatgcttcctcctggctgccctcCCTGATTTACCCAGACTCCCTAGCGGCCCAGCCACTATGAAGTACTCTTGCCTCTCCATGCAAGGCCCACCTCCAGGAATCACAGATATTGATATCCCGTGATCCCCACTGAAAATCAAAGAGACTGCACCCAGAAAGAAGACCTGGGTCACATAgctgagaaaaagagaaggtgGACTTCTGTCCCTGGCCTTTGAGAATCAGCTGTTCAAGATTTGTGAGGCCTTTTAGCTCAGTTGAAGCAGGAAGGCCAAGGACAATCTCTGGGAACAGCTTCATACCAGCGGTCTCAACACACAAGCACCTGAGGGAAAAAATAGAGGACCCCAGAAATGAACCCGCCCAGTGACAGCCACGTGATTTTTGACAAGGTGTTCAAATCAGATACTGggggaaaaaatttttttttgacagaCAGTCGGTGCCGGGGTAACTTGTAACATAACAGAAATGGATCTATTCTGCTCTCCAGAAAACGCATTCAGCGTGGATCAAAAAATTCACTTTAATACCCGAAATCACAACCATTAGAGGAAATTTAAGGAAATGCTCTGAGACACTGGCACACACAGGGATTTCAGAGGGAGTCCAACAGCTCAGGTGGAAGCAGCATCGAGAATCAAGAGATGAGACCGCAGGGAATTTGAAAGCGAGAGAAGCCACCAGCAGAGCTAAGAAATGACAGTCGGGTGACTGATCTTTGCCAACGCCACATCAAAGGATTGATAGCTACTGGCTGTAGAGACCGTGAAAGATAAAGAGTCTCCAATCACCCTTTAAGTCCATGAGCAAACGCATAGAACAGACTGGTCCCTAAAAGTGACCACAGGCCCAGAAAGATGAGAAAATGTCCCATGTCCTTCGTCACAAAGGATAGACCAATTAGAAGTTCATTCTGCCAGAGTCAGTATGGCTGTCATCAAGACGGCGAATGACGATACGGATGTGGGTGAGGGGAACACTTTGTCATTGCGGGTGGGGGTTGCACTAGCACTAGGACCACCATGTTGGGAATTGGTGTGCAGGGGGCGGGGGCTCTCCAGAAGTTGAAAGTAGAAGGTAAGACCCCAGGCGGCTCTCTGGGGAGACTCCCTAGGACATAAGCCAGCCGTTCACAGGGAGCTCACCCATGAGAGCAGATTGCTATTCACAACAGCCAAGTGATGTGGCTAGCTTAGATGTCTGCGGACAGATGCGTGGGTAAAGAGAACGTGGTTTGTTTGCATAGCAAGTTGTATTCAGccttcaagaaaaatgaaattatgctgTTTGCATGAAATTTAGTGGAATCGGAGACCATTATATTTAACAAGATAGCCAGACTCAGTCAGACAAATGCTATATTTTCTCCCATTTGCAAAaatctagtttttctttttctgtttctttgttcctttctttctttctttctttctttctttctttctttctttctttctttctttcttttctttctttctttctttctttctttctttctttctttctttctttctttctttctttctttccttaagatAAGGGAACTTGTTTGAGGGAACTGAAAGAAAGTGGGAGGCAAGACAGGGTAGGGACGGAACATCACAGATACCATCACTTCACACAATGAATACACACTACAAAGATGGCTACTAGGCCTGTAGGACCCGTCAGCTGCTTGGAGAGCCAAAGTCCCTTGGACGCCTGTTTCTGGCCTC includes these proteins:
- the LOC110312761 gene encoding coiled-coil domain-containing protein 121-like gives rise to the protein MESQGQNYPNWNTGGRRATIFPQREGAKTSIPSTIPAQLEETAFLTPSYRTILSRKRALCDIRVRWPELDYKEQKAMGEDSYHVWFPSLHRKLTDVSSCSSEVSINLRNQESSHSEVYNPSYVPGCLSEAPYVTILNSYLKPESMTQLEKRVRRKTLVVMNQLEQEKEAAKFRRAVLLRETRELQDEKSYEEAENKPFWEFLTKKNQETQEKYDSLWKEYMQQYQEVKDRRREVVSTFTSRTGNLQRQLMENKKLEAGLKKKLKALAPIAHIKESQDCEIETLELEKASLVAGIPFMDREAHFQFLKDRAALAKQVEDLNLLESGEDITRELKKKTKAWDTAAKQAHEDFCHSVNARNRQLRTELQQLDWEFCNLEDRREKLERRKQRWKEQQWYLEALARGRERLQQGEYRRQEREHRRQQREHHWQQREHPALDRLLGARQKANPKKWPPHPRKQTGAEAGALHKE